The following coding sequences are from one Portunus trituberculatus isolate SZX2019 chromosome 32, ASM1759143v1, whole genome shotgun sequence window:
- the LOC123511912 gene encoding uncharacterized protein LOC123511912 yields the protein MMFEDIKAHATAWRGILSILLLLFLVVIYLGGGAGGVQVMEFQKDGVATWWSVAEYKEKLDRNRMMDSVTLCGRFKLFFLHSRGTFFQLRDQPLDLHAQLKGELWLDRVRPVISHRWNFQPLENKLRTYRWYHICFTYNHTNHKYHTYINGELVYEMTYNVGRPIYGDYARLGQNEALMQSYSGALSQVNVWDYPLTQDVVKDIAECKSDPQGNYISWEAGWTLSNVTEYQVSLPHFCNNTEDKIYFWFPARPVDFAFYICEALGTHLPLPTTMEEIKFWFDLSAKTWPDSTYCRGDFWTPLTDIEEEGSWVTHYDNAPAPMPAWKDGEPNGIFYENCAKIEHNGVADYDCPTNFKCSVCEFQELQIFSFLGTCEVELRNINFIAYQEELGHLIFKGYGEYHIRKEGDEWLWVNVVKNTTIARLDPDAPMGMPMGRRVWHLEAKVCDQMEGQRTLALTPCQDNSYTCDDATCIPLENRCDLKYDCLDHSDEADCELITKPNNYKMDLPPRPSSKHESSSLPVALEIIIDSTAIETTKMNMKTTYEVRMKWFDNRLTFLNLKTNDSLNKVTHSSMISLWTPVVGFINTESHQHTIVDLETSLHLQQLVPSKQRDGGAPGEVVLYPGEDNQLVLSRKYNTLFVCDFDLMLYPFDSQYCDMHLRMLSASSNYLEFNAVETTAVYIGSKMLLEYHLSQPTLHYDNSGEFSEARVRIPLTRRSGYAILNIYTPSLILLVISYVSLFFRPHIFEVRVMTTLTALLVMATLFTQVSSSLPKTSYFKMVDVWLLFCIVISFMVIIFHAIIDNSLGDSIPGVVSDLPALTKVSPLSQSPSGPRSPKALRSYEKITTTTAGLITLARYTTLILFVLFNIIYWSYIFG from the exons ATGATGTTTGAGGATATCAAAGCACACGCAACTGCCTGGCGAGGAATACtgagcatcctcctcctcctgttcctggtGGTGATATACCTGGGAGGTGGTGCCGGAGGCGTACAGGTGATGGAGTTCCAGAAGGACGGTGTGGCTACCTGGTGGTCAGTGGCTGAGTACAAAGAAAAACTGGACAGAAATCGGATGATGGACTCCGTGACTCTATGCGGTCGTTTCAAGCTCTTCTTCCTGCATTCTCGGGGCACATTCTTCCAGCTCCGCGATCAGCCGCTTGACTTGCACGCGCAACTTAAGGGCGAGCTGTGGCTGGATCGCGTGAGGCCGGTCATCTCCCACCGCTGGAACTTCCAACCACTCGAGAATAAACTCAGGACTTACAG GTGGTACCACATTTGCTTTACCTACAACCACACGAACCACAAGTACCACACATACATTAATGGGGAGTTGGTGTACGAGATGACCTACAACGTGGGACGACCAATCTACGGGGACTACGCGAGGCTCGGCCAGAACGAGGCTCTCATGCAGAGCTACAGTGGCGCTCTCTCCCAG GTGAACGTGTGGGACTATCCTCTGACACAAGACGTAGTGAAGGATATAGCGGAGTGCAAGAGTGACCCACAAGGTAACTACATCTCGTGGGAAGCTGGTTGGACACTTTCCAATGTCACCGAGTACCAAGTGTCTCTCCCGCACTTTTGCAACAATACCGAGGATAAGATTTACTTCTGGTTCCCTGCCCGGCCTGTAGACTTTGCGTTTTACATCTGTGAAGCGCTGGGCACGCATCTCCCTTTGCCCACCACAATGGAGGAAATCAAATTTTGGTTTGATCTTTCAGCCAAAACCTGGCCTGACTCCACCTACTGCAGAGGGGATTTTTGGACCCCCTTAACTGACATAGAGGAAGAAGGTTCCTGGGTGACTCATTACGATAACGCTCCGGCACCCATGCCGGCCTGGAAAGACGGAGAACCTAATGGCATTTTCTATGAGAACTGCGCTAAAATTGAGCATAATGGAGTGGCAGACTACGACTGTCCCACCAACTTCAAATGCTCCGTCTGTGAGTTTCAGGAGCTGCAGATCTTCTCATTTTTGGGCACGTGTGAGGTGGAGCTCCGTAATATTAACTTCATCGCTTATCAAGAAGAGCTCGGGCACCTTATTTTTAAAGGCTACGGGGAATACCACATCCGTAAGGAAGGAGACGAGTGGCTTTGGGTCAACGTAGTGAAGAACACAACCATCGCAAGGCTGGACCCAGACGCCCCCATGGGAATGCCGATGGGCCGTCGAGTCTGGCACTTGGAAGCCAAGGTGTGTGACCAGATGGAGGGACAGCGCACCCTTGCCCTCACACCCTGCCAAGACAACAGCTACACTTGCGATGACGCCACCTGCATCCCCCTCGAGAACCGCTGTGATCTGAAGTACGACTGTCTGGACCACAGCGACGAGGCAGACTGCGAGCTCATCACTAAGCCAAATAACTACAAAATGGATCTTCCTCCGCGGCCGAGCAGCAAGCACGAGTCCTCCAGCTTACCGGTGGCTCTGGAAATCATCATAGACTCCACAGCCATCGAAACGACCAAGATGAACATGAAGACAACGTATGAGGTGAGGATGAAGTGGTTCGACAACCGCCTCACGTTTCTCAACCTGAAGACTAACGACAGCCTCAATAAAGTGACGCACAGCAGCATGATAAGCCTCTGGACACCCGTTGTTGGGTTCATCAACACGGAGAGTCACCAACACACAATAGTCGATTTAGAAACATCCCTCCACCTGCAGCAGCTTGTACCTTCCAAGCAGAGAGACGGCGGTGCCCCAGGAGAAGTGGTACTGTACCCTGGAGAGGACAACCAACTCGTTCTCTCCAGGAAATATAACACTCTGTTCGTCTGTGACTTTGATCTAATGCTGTACCCATTCGACTCCCAGTATTGCGACATGCATTTACGTATGTTGTCTGCCTCGAGCAACTACCTCGAGTTCAATGCCGTGGAGACCACCGCTGTGTACATTGGTAGTAAGATGCTATTGGAATACCACTTGTCACAACCGACACTACATTATGACAACAGTGGGGAGTTTAGCGAAGCCAGAGTACGTATTCCTCTAACACGGCGATCAGGGTACGCGATTCTCAATATCTACACTCCATCTCTCATCCTGCTGGTGATTAGCTACGTCAGTCTGTTCTTCCGTCCTCACATCTTTGAGGTCCGCGTGATGACAACTCTCACAGCACTCCTAGTCATGGCCACACTTTTTACACAAGTGTCTTCATCGCTGCCCAAAACTTCCTACTTCAAAATGGTGGACGTGTGGCTCCTCTTCTGCATTGTCATAAGTTTCATGGTGATCATCTTCCATGCCATCATTGACAATTCTCTGGGTGACTCCATACCGGGGGTGGTGTCAGACTTGCCGGCATTAACTAAAGTGTCGCCATTGTCTCAGTCCCCGTCAGGCCCACGCTCGCCCAAGGCCCTCAGGAGCTACGAGAAgatcactacaactactgcaGGTCTTATCACGCTCGCCAGATACACCACACTCATACTGTTTGTCTTGTTTAACATTATCTACTGGAGTTATATCTTTGGTTAG